One part of the Lotus japonicus ecotype B-129 chromosome 2, LjGifu_v1.2 genome encodes these proteins:
- the LOC130736073 gene encoding uncharacterized protein LOC130736073: MEDLLHKAVQVEKQLKSKTSSKFSSSSSTSWKSNWKNNKVISHPKENVKAKSTMASSKGKSETNSSSRSRDIKCFRCQGIGHIASECPNKRSMILLDNGDIESVSSSDDEMPLLEDCSDVEVAEPVHGNLLVTRRALSIQPKEDEDAEQRDKIFHTRCLINEKVCSMVIDSGSCTNVASTLMVEKLNLPTKKHPNPYRLQWLNDCGDIRVTKQVLVSFSIGKYKDEVLCDVVPMHVGHLLLGRPCQSDRNVDHNGYKNTYAFTTNNCTIVLTPLKPAEAYADQIRIAKEFYFDDILIYSKSLDEHVEHLHVVFGVLKENKLYANLQKCSFGMESVVFLGFVVSSKGVSVDEEKVKNVTFKWDDVHEYAFNSLKDKLTDAPLLCLPNFDKAFEIECDASGVGIGVVLMQDSKPIAYFSEKLSGAALNYPVRPKF; the protein is encoded by the exons ATGGAGGATTTGTTGCACAAAGCAGTTCAGGTGGAAAAGCAATTGAAGTCCAAAACCTCCTCCAAATTCTCATCATCCTCAAGCACTTCTTGGAAGTCAAATTGGAAGAATAATAAAGTCATTTCCCATCCTAAAGAAAATGTGAAGGCCAAGTCTACTATGGCATCCTCTAAAGGTAAATCTGAAACTAATTCTTCTTCACGATCACGTGATATAAAATGTTTCAGATGCCAAGGAATTGGGCATATTGCTTCTGAGTGTCCAAACAAAAGATCAATGATTTTGCTGGATAATGGAGACATAGAGAGCGTGAGCTCAAGTGATGATGAAATGCCTCTGTTAGAAGATTGTAGTGATGTTGAAGTGGCTGAACCCGTGCATGGAAATTTGCTTGTTACTAGGCGTGCTCTTAGCATACAGcctaaggaagatgaagatgcggAGCAACGTGATAAAATTTTCCATACTAGGTGCCTCATTAATGAAAAGGTATGTAGCATGGTTATTGACAGTGGAAGTTGTACTAATGTTGCTAGCACCTTGATGGTCGAGAAACTGAACTTGCCAACCAAAAAGCATCCTAATCCATATAGACTTCAGTGGCTCAATGATTGTGGAGACATAAGGGTGACTAAGCAGGTTTTGGTATCATTTTCCATTGGAAAATACAAAGatgaggttctttgtgatgttgtgcctaTGCATGTGGGCCACTTGCTTCTTGGGCGGCCATGTCAATCTGATAGAAATGTTGATCATAATGGGTACAAAAATACCTATGCCTTTACCACGAACAATTGCACCATTGTGTTGACACCTCTCAAACCTGCTGAAGCATATGCTGATCAAATTAGAATCGCAAAAGAGT TCTACTTTGATGACATTTTAATTTACAGCAAATCCCTAGATGAACATGTTGAACATTTACATGTTGTGTTTGGTGTTTTAAAAGAGAACAAGTTGTATGCCAACCTTCAAAAGTGTTCTTTTGGCATGGAATCTGTtgtatttttgggttttgttgtaagTTCTAAAGGAGTTTCTGTTGATGAAGAGAAGGTCAAG AATGTGACTTTCAAGTGGGATGATGTGCATGAATATGCTTTTAATTCTTTGAAAGATAAGCTGACCGATGCACCTTTGCTTTGTTTGCCTAATTTTGATAAAGCTTTTgaaattgaatgtgatgcttctggTGTTGGAATAGGTGTTGTTTTGATGCAGGATTCCAAACCGATTGCATATTTCAGTGAGAAGCTTAGTGGAGCAGCGTTGAATtatcctgtaaggcccaagttttaa